From a region of the Microcebus murinus isolate Inina chromosome 25, M.murinus_Inina_mat1.0, whole genome shotgun sequence genome:
- the NET1 gene encoding neuroepithelial cell-transforming gene 1 protein isoform X2, with protein MVAHDEVGGLLPIKRTIRVLDASNQSFREQEEPSNKRVRPLARVTSLANLISPVRNGAVRRFGQTIQSFTLRGDHRSPASAQKPFSRSAAPTPAKRRSSVLWSEMLDVSTKESLTTREIKRQEAIYEMSRGEQDLIEDLKLARKAYHDPMLKLSIMSEEELTHIFGDLDSYIPLHEDLLARIGEATKPDGTVEQIGHILVNWLPGLNAYKGYCSNQLAAKALLDQKKQDPRVQDFLQRCLESPFSRKLDLWSFLDIPRSRLVKYPLLLKEILRHTPKDHPDVQLLEDAVLIIQGVLSDINLKKGESECQYYIDKLEYLDEKQRDPRIEASKVLLCHGELKNKSGHKLYIFLFQDILVLTRPVTRNERHSYQVYRQPIPVQELVLEDLQDGDVRMGGSFRGAFSNSDKAKNIFRVRFQDPSPGQSHTLQANDVFHKQQWFNCIRAAIAPFQPAAGPPELQGLPELHEEREENSPCAGNLGAHRRVSAVSGVTQAEVDENVPECGPGGQAAEDARSEKAHHTRPGFHRARGKAQSSGKRKETVV; from the exons gaGCCAAGCAATAAAAGAGTCCGACCTCTAGCTCGGGTCACGTCCTTGGCAAACTTAATCTCTCCTGTAAGAAATGGAGCGGTCAGACGGTTTGGTCAAACAATACAg tcatttacGCTTCGTGGCGACCACAGatccccagcctctgcccagaAGCCATTCAGCAGGTCGGCAGCGCCGACGCCTGCCAAAAGAAGGAGCAGCGTGCTGTGGTCCGAGATGCTGGACGTCAGCACCAAGGAGTCGCTGACCACCAGGGAGATCAAGCGTCAGGAG GCAATATATGAAATGTCCCGAGGGGAGCAAGATTTAATTGAAGATCTCAAGCTTGCAAGAAAG GCCTACCATGACCCCATGTTAAAGTTGTCAATCATGTCAGAAGAAGAACTCACACACATATTTGGTGATCTGGACTCGTACATACCTCTGCATGAAG ATTTGTTGGCAAGAATAGGAGAAGCAACCAAGCCTGACGGGACAGTGGAGCAGATCGGTCACATTCTGGTAAACTGG CTACCAGGCTTGAACGCCTACAAAGGGTACTGCAGCAACCAGCTGGCAGCCAAAGCTCTGCTTGACCAAAAGAAACAGGATCCAAGAGTCCAGGACTTCCTCCAGCGATGTCTCGAGTCTCCCTTCAGTCGAAAACTAGATCTTTGGAGCTTCCTAGATATCCCTCGAAGCCGCCTAGTCAAATACCCTTTACTATTGAAGGAAATTCTTAGACATACTCCCAAAGACCACCCTGACGTCCAGCTTCTAGAGGACGCT GTATTGATAATACAAGGAGTCCTCTCTGACATCAACTTGAAGAAAGGCGAATCCGAGTGCCAGTACTACATCGACAAGCTGGAGTATCTGGACGAAAAGCAGAGGGACCCTAGAATTGAAGCGAGCAAGGTCTTGCTGTGCCACGGGGAGCTGAAGAACAAAAGCGGACAC AAACTTTACATTTTCCTGTTTCAAGACATCTTGGTTCTGACCCGGCCCGTCACTCGGAATGAGCGGCACTCCTACCAGGTGTACCGGCAGCCCATCCCCGTCCAAGAGCTGGTCTTGGAAGACCTGCAGGATGGAGATGTGCGAATGGGAGGGTCCTTCCGGGGGGCTTTCAGCAACTCAGACAAAG CTAAAAATATCTTTAGAGTTCGCTTCCAAGACCCCTCTCCGGGCCAGTCTCACACTCTGCAAGCCAACGACGTGTTCCACAAGCAGCAGTGGTTCAACTGTATCCGAGCCGCCATCGCGCCGTTCCAGCCCGCGGCCGGCCCGCCCGAGCTGCAGGGCCTGCCCGAGCTCCACGAGGAGCGCGAGGAGAACAGCCCTTGCGCCGGGAACCTCGGAGCCCACAGGAGGGTGTCCGCCGTCTCCGGCGTTACTCAGGCAGAAGTGGACGAGAACGTTCCAGAGTGCGGCCCCGGCGGGCAGGCGGCAGAAGACGCCAGGAGCGAGAAGGCGCACCACACGCGGCCCGGCTTCCACAGAGCCCGCGGCAAAGCCCAGTCGAGCGGCAAGCGGAAAGAGACTGTGGTGTAG